A stretch of Zymoseptoria tritici IPO323 chromosome 1, whole genome shotgun sequence DNA encodes these proteins:
- the CYP-33 gene encoding putative P450 monooxygenase (Putative phenylacetate hydroxylase-like.), translated as MLLGFQSAVIDRPKLYTFHGVISSTQGFTIGSSPWDESCKNKRKAAGQTLGRPAMKTYRPMFDLETYCIIRDVVRDNKGGDEYLEIRPYLQRYALNTTLTLCYGIRMDSVWDDMLREVLEVGSAISLLRSASENYQDYIPILRYLPNNEKNRRSKSLRDRRDRYLNALLEKVKEMIEMGADKPCVSAAILKDEDTKLSGVEVSSICLSLVSGGFETIPGTLTSCIGSLSTPEGQLFQDRAYEDIKRRYPSIEDAWTTALDAEEVPYVNAIVKEAGRYYTVSSMSLPRKAAADIDWDGAIIPKGTMILINAQAANHSEEHFGPDAKTFNPERWLSSLEPPQEAPSTGLQHHSFGAGSRACSGQYIASRMLYTALIRLISSFKIVASEEEPPNVDYIEYNQFKSALVAVPRDFKVQMVPRDPGALEKCLALAEQRTEDAYA; from the exons ATGCTGTTGGGCTTTCAGTCGGCGGTCATCGATCGGCCGAAGCTGTACACTTTCCATGGAGTCATATCATCCACGCAAGGCTTCACCATTGGGTCGTCACCTTGGGATGAGAGTTGCAAG AACAAGCGAAAAGCGGCCGGTCAAACGCTGGGTCGGCCGGCGATGAAGACATACCGACCTATGTTCGACTTGGAGACTTACTGCATTATTCGTGATGTTGTGCGAGACAACAAGGGCGGCGATGAGTATCTCGAGATCCGACCCTACCTCCAACGATACGCCCTCAACACAACGCTGACGCTGTGCTATGGCATCCGCATGGACAGTGTCTGGGACGACATGCTTAGAGAAGTGCTGGAGGTCGGGAGTGCTATAAGTCTGCTGAGGAGTGCGAGCGAGAATTATCAGGATTATATCCCGATTCTGCGGTATCTTCCAAATAACGAGAAGAATCGGAGGAGCAAAAGTCTCAGAGATCGCCGTGACAGGTATCTGAACGCGTTGCTGGAAAAGGTCAAGGAGATGATCGAAATGGGGGCCGATAAGCCGTGTGTTTCAGCGGCGATATTGAAGGACGAGGATACCAAGCTCAGTGGAGTGGAAGTGTCTTCAATTTGTTTATCGTTGGTATCGGGTGGCTTCGAGACGATTCCTGGGACGCTAACGAGTTGTATTGGGTCCTTGTCGACGCCGGAAGGACAGCTATTCCAGGACCGCGCGTATGAGGATATCAAAAGGCGGTATCCCAGCATTGAAGATGCTTGGACCACAGCGCTAGATGCCGAGGAGGTGCCCTATGTCAAT GCCATCGTCAAAGAAGCGGGCCGATACTACACTGTTTCGTCCATGAGTCTCCCTCGCAAGGCCGCAGCAGATATCGACTGGGACGGAGCGATCATTCCAAAGGGAACAATGATTCTTATCAACGCACAGGCCGCAAACCACTCGGAAGAGCATTTTGGACCGGACGCGAAGACATTCAACCCGGAGCGGTGGCTTTCGAGCTTGGAGCCTCCCCAAGAGGCTCCCTCGACTGGTCTACAACACCACTCCTTTGGAGCTGGGTCTCGTGCTTGCTCGGGACAGTACATTGCCAGCCG AATGCTTTACACTGCTCTCATACGCTTGATCAGCAGCTTCAAGATTGTGGccagcgaagaagaaccgcCGAATGTGGACTACATCGAGTACAATCAGTTCAAGTCGGCTTTAGTCGCCGTCCCGCGGGACTTCAAGGTCCAGATGGTTCCAAGAGATCCAGGGGCGTTGGAAAAATGTCTGGCGCTTGCTGAGCAGCGGACGGAGGATGCGTATGCTTGA